One Deltaproteobacteria bacterium genomic window carries:
- a CDS encoding ABC transporter permease has protein sequence MLIISTAIVFYQLQYIKNKDLGYDKENLLVIPNRTGQHIRNRHKTFRYELTKNPKVLGATVTSQNPTNMEYATIIFNWRGKNPEDQILIHANSVTVDYVDTLKLQVKEGRGFSDKITSDRRGAILLNEEAVKVMGFTNPLEETVTVGKTKLRVIGVLKKFHF, from the coding sequence ATACTGATTATCAGTACGGCAATTGTTTTTTACCAACTGCAATACATAAAAAATAAAGACCTGGGATATGACAAAGAGAATCTGCTGGTAATCCCCAACAGGACAGGCCAACATATACGCAACAGACATAAAACGTTCAGGTATGAGTTGACGAAAAACCCGAAGGTCCTTGGGGCCACCGTTACTTCCCAAAATCCGACCAACATGGAATATGCCACAATCATTTTCAATTGGAGAGGGAAAAATCCAGAGGACCAGATTCTGATTCACGCTAACAGTGTAACCGTTGATTATGTCGACACACTGAAGCTACAGGTCAAGGAAGGAAGAGGGTTTTCCGATAAAATCACCTCTGATCGAAGAGGAGCGATCCTGCTGAATGAAGAGGCGGTCAAGGTGATGGGATTTACCAACCCGTTGGAGGAAACTGTTACCGTGGGAAAAACCAAATTAAGGGT